In Debaryomyces hansenii CBS767 chromosome B complete sequence, one genomic interval encodes:
- a CDS encoding DEHA2B08822p (similar to uniprot|Q00416 Saccharomyces cerevisiae YLR430W SEN1 Nuclear protein) — MSESELDHSSDRKPEGFDQLVNDIILTHKEPGNNSIQEVVLRRCVKYLNDNNSGRHWFCDPYIYPVAVHTMILFSFSDNDVIQWLKPKMADSLDKCEKCIWYFNRGKSTLRDNFATNRNIPIKQVNQFLNIILEWEISRLVEVMIPFKTEIELGNEPQVTSKISNAIIECLMGPNILRNHEDMRNCFYKILKYLRDTNNFPSPTYLLPGTIYLMFEGIEDSKKWAIEWTDALIERSTEYSSDELDNIIVDEFSIHLYQIQDAKYFSDDICIQFWQNFLRIYSLLKNDAFLNKLNKPNDIEAMSKYTNIRLYSLTRVFLNNILSFLDKPLPILLKVLGEFLSKLKAEFWSNSSPYSFVNILDTVLGNPHFSFYLFTLNKDNQKSISDVTFPEAMAWMRNLSGSLTGSQKQTACVRSGIFLLTLSPNSVKPSIDLASAEKRAIDLSQTGYYLLSQCFILNDDEIKLGDKGFSVELLKRRDARAAVENQAKALVDMAFETSAEKSTLKASATELILKVTSYDILSLAQNSNLLLGDKIPTSFDMFPILWQCLSQKQIHTNVDLGMGLFKSLRFICNVIKINSKKNEDPANKSFNEARNQHNSNVSSILGYWEIILGKLGLADPSTLKEIFGKEEAISIGFWSSLFSPYVNQAALDVVYQVFDVGVGGRFETMQALIDSHFDYTLIAINANIKSLTKMAAFEPCPKIIRILMDVVRALSNPLNGYLITSFNAENNKLYLENLWNICWSFLVMVYRKTLVWASQYHLEELVEFTRDTLDLSDLLLDSFRIIHSTISDETTDRSHSLFRAFMNAFTYAIVWLRLGDTSLLNSCVNLVFKGLDLAKELQYSIDKEFISTFAKYGAKAKKFNNKLTDQQRLQILSKAREFDDDLVDFIVNETEQQKNKSRNISQEPRTTSETDSTPEPASYKYQTHIKQPKQQTLGRFGVMTSAPPVAPPPPQKGFKSVGLEAIRQELKSSRSSLNKPLSSLAPTLGVAPAPPRPAGFNNKRATPVGRSLQSLRRKRADSESSEEEADEDVDLSDLFVDKKKSRPKVVEVDINGKPVTKSSRLKKVDQARKDEENMRMRLNVNLKPLYSTILKWNYNSTSNFPTTEREIYRETKDVYTDAKDYTKTIEPLLMLECWQGIQSAKQTGQESPFELMIGSRTSCDGFFDVYASVKKSELNDRKIGDSDLLVLGDCSDQQFSNLNKVAAYIKSPQTTTCLAKVREIKSANADFCDITLRVYPQGSMMGILTPKKLMTAMRVMQMVTIEREYSSLKGLPYYDLCDSILSSRPNNPIDISDSDADRMLSLYDVNRSQAKAIMGSYNSDGFSLIQGPPGTGKTKTILGIVGYSISHQQKEGTIIIPKGIADNNPLAGSKGESNGPKILICAPSNAAVDELVLRLRKGVKTSKGESIIPRVVRLGRSDAINAAVKDLTLEELVDKQLQVQSVNTTSDPKIRMEHTKCIAERDRLREELRKPNLNEEEIKVLEIQLRDTNKSRNELAKKLDEQRERISIAYRTKEIERRQLQAKILNSSQIICSTLSGSAHDFLANMSMKFDQVIIDEACQSVELSAIIPLRYGCKKCIMVGDPNQLPPTVLSQAAASFNYEQSLFVRMQKMYPESVYLLDVQYRMHPAISKFPSSEFYFSRLHDGEGMAAKNSRPWHKDYPLSPYMFFDIVGKHQQNELSRSLFNYAEAQVALELVDKLIQILPQTEFSGRIGIISPYKEQIRTLKDVFKRKYGHSILSEIDFNTVDGFQGQEKEIIIMSCVRASESGNVGFLSDVRRMNVALTRARTSLWILGNKKSLSRNTVWKRLLDDAAERNAVSEAHPGFLKKIFKLPPQATPDTKKIENKREPENDEGHTFKRSKTQLSEARVSKTSEDSNHNDYSKENSFQGFRDQPPNGSTERHNTTQYNETKIYDKDRKGVSKHNGSSNYSKQHIPSSSGTIPRPNFTKKTSSIFINKKRPSSHR, encoded by the coding sequence ATGTCAGAATCAGAGTTGGATCACTCATCGGACCGTAAACCAGAAGGATTCGATCAGTTGGTGAATGATATAATACTTACACATAAAGAACCAGGCAATAATTCGATACAAGAAGTTGTATTGCGAAGATGTGTTAAGTATTTAAATGACAATAATTCGGGTCGCCATTGGTTTTGCGATCCTTACATATATCCTGTAGCTGTCCATACTATGATTCTATTTTCTTTCCTGGATAATGATGTCATACAATGGCTTAAGCCTAAAATGGCTGATAGCCTTGATAAATGTGAAAAATGTATATGGTATTTTAATAGAGGGAAATCAACTCTTCGTGACAATTTTGCAACGAATAGAAATATTCCTATAAAACAAgttaatcaatttttaaaCATAATATTGGAGTGGGAAATATCGAGACTTGTGGAGGTGATGATACCTTTCAAGACGGAAATTGAACTTGGAAATGAACCTCAAGTTACATCCAAAATATCGAATGCTATCATTGAATGCTTGATGGGTCCAAACATTCTTAGGAACCACGAAGATATGAGAAACTGTTTCTACAAAATCCTTAAATACTTACGTGACACTAATAACTTTCCATCGCCTACTTATTTATTACCGGGtacaatttatttaatgttTGAAGGAATAGAAGACTCGAAAAAATGGGCAATCGAATGGACAGATGCCCTAATAGAACGATCCACTGAATATTCTTCGGATGAACTCGATAATATAATCGTTGATGAATTCAGTATTCATTTATACCAGATTCAGGATGCTAAATACTTCTCAGATGACATATGCATTCAGTTTTGGCAAAACTTTCTAAGGATATATAGtctcttgaaaaatgatgcatttttaaataaattgaacaaaCCCAATGATATTGAAGCCATGAGCAAATATACTAACATAAGACTATATTCATTGACTAGGgtatttcttaataatatattgtCCTTTTTAGATAAGCCACTCCCAATACTATTGAAAGTTTTAGGTGAATTTCTTTCTAAACTCAAAGCTGAATTTTGGTCCAACTCATCCCCTTATTCCTTTGTCAATATCTTGGATACAGTTTTGGGGAATCCACATTTTAGTTTTTACTTGTTTACGTTGAACAAAGATAACCAAAAATCTATATCCGATGTTACCTTTCCCGAAGCAATGGCATGGATGAGAAATTTATCAGGTTCTCTAACTGGCTCTCAAAAGCAAACTGCATGTGTTAGACTGGGAATTTTTTTGCTCACGTTGCTGCCTAATAGTGTAAAGCCATCTATTGATTTAGCAAGTGCCGAAAAAAGAGCGATTGATCTATCTCAAACAGGTTATTATTTGTTATCGCAATGTTTCatattaaatgatgatgaaattaagCTAGGTGACAAAGGTTTCTCAGTAGAATTGCTTAAGAGAAGAGATGCCAGGGCAGCAGTCGAGAACCAAGCCAAGGCTTTAGTCGACATGGCATTTGAAACATCTGCCGAGAAATCTACGTTGAAAGCTTCTGCAACTGAGTTGATTCTCAAAGTCACTTCGTACGATATTTTGTCTTTGGCGCAGAATTCGAACCTTCTTTTGGGTGACAAAATTCCAACTTCATTTGATATGTTTCCAATCTTATGGCAATGTTTGTCTCAAAAGCAGATTCATACCAATGTTGATTTAGGTATGGGTCtttttaaatctttaaGGTTTATTTGCAAtgttattaaaattaattcgaagaaaaatgaagatCCCGCTAACAAAAGTTTTAATGAAGCTCGTAATCAGCATAATTCGAACGTGTCACTGATATTGGGATACTGGGAGATTATACTTGGAAAGTTAGGTTTAGCAGATCCATCTactttgaaagaaatatttggtaaaGAAGAAGCGATTCTGATTGGGTTTTGGTCTTCTCTTTTTTCGCCTTATGTAAATCAGGCTGCCCTTGATGTTGTGTACCAAGTCTTTGATGTTGGCGTAGGTGGACGTTTTGAGACAATGCAAGCTTTGATTGATTCCCATTTTGATTATACGTTGATCGCCATTAACGCAAATATAAAAAGCTTAACGAAGATGGCGGCATTTGAACCATGTCCAAAAATAATCAGGATTCTAATGGATGTCGTTAGGGCTCTTTCAAATCCTTTGAATGGTTACCTCATTACATCTTTTAATGCTGAaaacaataaattatacTTGGAAAATCTATGGAATATATGTTGGCTGTTTCTAGTGATGGTTTACCGTAAAACTTTAGTATGGGCATCTCAGTATCatttagaagaattggtTGAATTCACAAGAGATACGCTTGACTTGAGTGATTTGTTATTGGATTCGTTCAGAATTATACATTCCACAATTCTGGATGAAACTACTGATAGATCGCATTCCTTATTTAGGGCGTTTATGAATGCGTTCACTTATGCTATTGTCTGGTTAAGACTAGGGGATACATCCTTATTAAACTCTTGCGTGAACTTGGTGTTTAAAGGGCTCGACTTAGCAAAGGAACTTCAATATTCTATCgataaagaatttatttCTACGTTTGCCAAATATGGAGCAAAGGccaaaaaatttaacaaTAAGTTAACTGATCAGCAACGTTTACAAATATTATCGAAAGCAAGAGAATTTGATGACGACTTGGTTGATTTTATAGTAAATGAAACCGAGCAACAAAAGAATAAGTCTAGAAATATTCTGCAAGAGCCTCGTACTACTTCTGAAACAGATTCCACTCCAGAGCCAGCTAGTTACAAATACCAAACTCACATTAAACAACCTAAGCAACAGACGTTAGGTAGATTTGGTGTTATGACATCGGCACCCCCTGTTGCACCACCTCCTCCACAAAAGGGATTCAAGTCTGTGGGTCTTGAAGCTATTAgacaagaattgaaaagttcAAGATCTTCTCTTAACAAACcgttatcatcattagcGCCAACTTTAGGTGTTGCTCCAGCACCACCGAGACCTGCAGGGTTTAATAACAAGAGAGCAACTCCTGTTGGTCGTTCGTTACAATCattaagaagaaaaagagcTGATTCGGAATCatctgaagaagaagctgatGAAGATGTCGATCTTtctgatttatttgttgataagaAAAAATCCAGACCGAAAGTTGTTGAAGTTGATATCAACGGGAAGCCTGTAACTAAATCAAGTAGACTCAAAAAGGTAGATCAAGCACGGAAAGATGAAGAGAACATGAGAATGAGGTTAAACGTTAATTTGAAACCACTTTACTCGACCATTCTTAAGTGGAATTATAATTCCACTAGTAATTTTCCAACTACTGAACGTGAAATTTATAGGGAAACTAAGGATGTGTATACAGATGCAAAAGACTATACCAAGACAATAGAACCGTTGTTAATGCTTGAATGTTGGCAAGGGATTCAGTCAGCCAAGCAAACAGGTCAAGAAAGCCCATTTGAACTTATGATTGGCAGTAGAACTAGCTGCGATGGATTTTTTGACGTTTATGCATCTGTGAAGAAGAGTGAACTTAACGATAGGAAGATAGGTGATTCTGACTTATTAGTATTGGGAGATTGTAGCGACCAacaattttctaatttgaataaagtAGCGGCATATATTAAATCTCCTCAAACTACAACCTGCTTGGCTAAAGTGAGAGAAATTAAGTCTGCAAATGCAGACTTTTGCGATATAACTTTAAGGGTATATCCTCAAGGATCTATGATGGGTATTTTAACACCTAAGAAACTTATGACGGCTATGCGTGTTATGCAAATGGTTACGATAGAAAGAGAATATTCTTCGTTGAAAGGGTTGCCATATTATGACTTATGTGATTCAATTCTCCTGTCAAGGCCTAACAATCCAATTGATATTAGTGATTCTGATGCAGATCGAATGCTATCATTGTATGATGTAAACAGATCACAAGCCAAGGCTATTATGGGATCCTATAATAGCGATGgattttcattaattcaagGACCCCCAGGTACTGGTAAAACTAAAACTATTCTTGGAATTGTAGGGTATTCTATATCGCATCAACAGAAAGAAGGTACTATTATAATTCCCAAAGGAATAGCTGATAATAACCCTCTTGCAGGTAGTAAAGGTGAATCAAATGGGCCTAAGATTTTAATTTGTGCTCCAAGTAATGCAGCCGTAGACGAATTAGTGTTGCGTTTGCGTAAAGGTGTTAAAACTTCTAAGGGAGAATCAATAATACCTCGTGTTGTAAGATTAGGTCGTAGTGATGCTATAAATGCAGCGGTAAAGGATTTGACCTTGGAGGAATTAGTCGATAAGCAATTACAAGTTCAATCTGTCAATACGACTAGTGATCCGAAAATTAGAATGGAACACACTAAGTGCATAGCCGAACGAGACAGGTTGAGAGAGGAACTAAGGAAGCCTAACTTGAACGAGGAAGAAATAAAGGTATTAGAAATCCAATTACGAGATACTAATAAATCGAGAAATGAATTGGCGAAGAAGTTAGATGAACAAAGAGAACGTATTTCGATTGCATATCGTaccaaagaaattgaaagacGTCAATTACAAGCAAAGATTTTAAACAGCTCACAAATTATTTGTTCTACATTATCAGGTTCTGCTCATGATTTCTTAGCGAATATGTCGATGAAATTTGATCAAGTAATAATCGATGAAGCGTGTCAGAGTGTGGAATTATCTGCAATTATTCCATTAAGATATGGTTGTAAGAAATGTATTATGGTCGGGGATCCTAATCAATTGCCCCCTACAGTTTTGTCGCAGGCTGCTGCTTCTTTTAATTATGAGCAGAGTTTGTTTGTTAGAATGCAAAAAATGTATCCTGAATCGGTTTATCTTTTGGACGTTCAATATCGTATGCATCCTGCAATTTCAAAGTTCCCTAGCTctgaattttatttttcacgTTTACACGATGGAGAAGGAATGGCTGCCAAAAACTCCAGACCGTGGCACAAAGATTATCCTCTTTCGCCATATATGTTTTTTGATATAGTTGGTAAACATCAACAGAATGAACTATCTCGTTCTTTGTTCAATTATGCAGAAGCCCAAGTTGCGCTAGAGTTGgttgataaattaatcCAAATTTTACCTCAGACTGAATTCAGTGGTCGAATAGGTATTATCTCCCCATATAAGGAACAAATTAGAACACTCAAAGATGtattcaaaagaaaatatggTCATTCCATACTATcagaaattgatttcaacaCTGTGGATGGATTCCAAGgtcaagaaaaagagattATAATCATGTCTTGTGTTCGTGCAAGCGAGTCAGGTAATGTTGGTTTCTTGAGTGATGTTCGCCGTATGAATGTTGCTTTGACTCGTGCTCGTACGTCTCTATGGATCCTTGGTAATAAAAAGTCTTTACTGAGAAATACTGTTTGGAAACGTCTATTGGATGATGCCGCTGAACGAAATGCGGTTAGTGAAGCTCATCCTGgatttttgaagaaaatatttaagCTTCCCCCTCAAGCAACACCAGATACTAAAAAGATAGAAAATAAGAGAGAGCCTGAAAACGATGAGGGGCATACATTTAAGCGCTCCAAAACTCAACTATCTGAAGCTAGAGTTTCTAAGACTTCGGAAGACAGCAATCACAATGATTATTCAAAAGAGAATTCATTTCAAGGTTTTAGAGATCAACCGCCGAATGGCTCTACTGAGAGACATAATACTACCCAATACAACGAGACTAAGATTTACGATAAAGATAGAAAAGGTGTCTCAAAGCACAATGGATCGTCAAATTACTCTAAGCAACATATCCCATCGTCTTCGGGCACCATCCCAAGACCAAACTTTACTAAGAAGACGTCtagtatatttattaacaaAAAGAGACCAAGCTCCCATCGTTAA
- a CDS encoding DEHA2B08844p (weakly similar to CA6115|IPF112 Candida albicans IPF112), with protein sequence MTDSVPKGNTFESISLGSTIGKSGKAYDSPAINSQVPESVSATSDDDDLDPEEFLSQNSPEALQKERNVPIDSFENLDKMGILNSTTILGDKDVKKYVDQINNSNTISPVAENEPQMGINSTSSLLDSNILNSLQFSTQNPFDMAKSNSVYFPKLDSTRLGEKASLIKSLSNTNKTLQDELYRNIKIQKKLLANGEDMSRVRSFISHNFKQISENFYSLNELYSQEVSYNESLHESFKKWDNRREKILNKISSIKSNRNKHGSKLEKLLGESDIIDNEISDLEKKLTALKSKKKLINAEIEDTSSVLESRTSKYVETFRNLEKQGIEALNEFINVNNISSSEFENFIKYSPVNVTFSNNYKTNSKNNVIDLQSTESTPSTVIDTHNNKSHNDRSEAEFIGMQPFIVPEISNNRNDISLANHGHGLTPFEEGFEKGSKVSHTVRSNLNNFMKSLVSNPKVANETYVPTRQIDDVSNTINQKIDLASILRLLNIKEESSREILGYTSNQATLYHEYGAIWDMVVDVIKIQESKLLSQLSESTLAKDALDENIISIMNTSLKKIKSLVSPSIIGSASRNSNSSAVHNALFKSIIHEIKAICSALVVASGDKGYLEKVNEFKILLSTDKPYPKNVTKNQPQPKQNDTLSSSLKSATLYKPTKTVPLTGTSSVNFLSSGSSSLSSDVIKESVGKFHVRSSDNNKGLFNINSKSVKKND encoded by the coding sequence ATGACCGATAGTGTACCCAAAGGTAATACATTTGAGTCTATTAGTCTAGGTTCAACTATAGGTAAATCAGGAAAGGCCTATGATTCGCCAGCTATTAACAGTCAGGTACCTGAATCTGTTTCAGCTACatctgatgatgatgatttagaccctgaagaatttttatCGCAAAACCTGCCTGAAGCATTACAGAAAGAGAGAAATGTTCCAATTGATAGTTTCGAGAATTTGGACAAGATGGGTATTCTCAATTCTACAACTATTCTTGGGGATAAAGATGTAAAAAAGTATGTGGACCAAATAAACAATAGTAATACCATTTCTCCTGTTGCAGAGAATGAACCACAAATGGGAATTAATAGCACGTCAAGTCTTTTAGACTCCAATATTTTGAACAGCTTGCAATTTCTGACTCAAAATCCTTTTGATATGGCAAAATCCAATTCGGTTTATTTCCCCAAGTTGGATTCGACAAGATTAGGAGAAAAGGCATCTCTTATAAAATCCTTACTGAATACTAATAAGACCCTTCAGGACGAGTTATACAGGAATATTAAAatccagaagaaattgctAGCCAATGGTGAAGACATGAGTAGAGTCAGAAGCTTCATATCGCATAATTTTAAACAAATATCAGAGAACTTCTATTCTCTAAATGAACTATATTCGCAGGAAGTTAGTTATAATGAATCGCTACATGAAAGCTTCAAGAAATGGGACAACAGGCGTgagaagatattgaacaaaatttcatcaattaaaaGTAATAGGAACAAACATGGGTCTAAACTCGAGAAGTTGTTAGGTGAATCTGATATTATAGATAACGAGATTTCAGACCTTGAGAAAAAGCTTACTGcattgaaatcaaagaagaaactCATAAACGCTGAAATTGAGGACACTAGTTCTGTTTTAGAAAGCCGAACTTCGAAATACGTCGAGACGTTTAGAAACTTGGAAAAACAGGGGATTGAAGCtttaaatgaatttataaatgtgaataatatatcatcGAGTGAATtcgaaaattttattaagtATAGTCCAGTTAACGtaacattttcaaataattataaaacAAACCTGAAGAATAACGTCATCGATCTCCAATCAACTGAGTCTACACCCTCTACAGTAATAGATActcataataataaaagtCATAATGATAGGAGTGAAGCAGAATTCATCGGTATGCAACCGTTTATTGTGCCTGAAATATCGAATAATCGAAATGATATTTCTCTAGCTAATCACGGCCATGGGCTTACACCATTTGAGGAGGGATTCGAGAAAGGATCAAAAGTTTCTCATACTGTTCGCAGcaatttgaataactttATGAAGTCATTAGTTTCGAATCCAAAGGTTGCAAATGAAACATATGTTCCTACGAGACAAATTGATGACGTTTCTAATACCataaatcagaaaattGACTTGGCGTCCATATTGAGACTCttaaatattaaagagGAAAGCTCACGAGAAATCTTAGGCTACACTTCTAACCAGGCGACGTTATATCATGAATATGGAGCTATATGGGACATGGTTGTGGATGTTATTAAAATCCAAGAAAGTAAGTTGCTTTCCCAATTATCGGAAAGCACTCTTGCAAAGGATGCATTGGACGAGAATATAATATCTATCATGAATACTAGTCTAAAAAAGATCAAATCTTTAGTTTCACCTCTGATAATTGGTTCTGCTAGTcgaaattcaaattcttcagcTGTTCataatgcattatttaAAAGTATCATCCATGAAATCAAAGCAATCTGTTCAGCGTTAGTTGTGGCTTCAGGTGATAAGGGCTATTTAGAAAAAGTGAATGAATTTAAGATTCTATTGTCTACGGATAAGCCCTATCCTAAGAATGTTACTAAAAATCAACCTCAGCCAAAGCAGAATGATACACTACTGTCATCATTAAAATCTGCCACATTATACAAACCTACAAAAACTGTTCCTTTAACAGGTACATCGAGCGtaaatttcttatcttcaGGATCATCTAGTTTATCTTCGGACGTGATTAAAGAATCAGTTGGGAAATTTCATGTTAGGAGTagtgataataataaagggttatttaatataaattctaaGCTGGTTAAAAAGAATGATTGA
- a CDS encoding DEHA2B08866p (highly similar to uniprot|P25296 Saccharomyces cerevisiae YKL190W CNB1 Type 2B protein phosphatase) encodes MGVASSKILENLMEGTNFDKEEIERLRKRFMKLDKDGSGTIDKNEFLTIPGISSNPLAARLMDVFDEDGNGTIDFQEFIMGLSAFSGKTSKLDKLKFAFKIYDIDRDGYIGNGELFIVMKMMVGKNLQDEELQQIVDKTMMEADEDGDGRLNFHEFKNAVDSKSVASALTLNMI; translated from the coding sequence ATGGGAGTAGCGTCGTCAAAGATTTTGGAAAATCTCATGGAAGGTACTAACTTCGATAAGGAAGAAATAGAGAGATtaagaaaaagatttatGAAATTAGACAAAGATGGCTCAGGAACCATAGACAAAAACGAATTCTTAACCATACCCGGGATATCGTCAAATCCTTTAGCTGCAAGATTAATGGACGTGTTCGATGAAGACGGAAATGGAACAATCgattttcaagaatttataATGGGGCTATCAGCATTTAGTGGCAAGACGTCTAAACTCgataaattgaagtttGCGTTCAAGATTTATGACATCGATAGGGATGGATATATTGGAAATGGAGAGCTTTTTATtgtaatgaagatgatggtGGGTAAAAATTTACAAGACGAAGAGTTGCAACAAATTGTCGATAAAACGATGATGGAGGCCGATGAAGATGGTGATGGAAGGTTGAACTTTCACGAATTCAAGAATGCCGTAGATTCTAAATCGGTGGCCAGTGCTTTAACTCTTAACATGATTTAG
- a CDS encoding DEHA2B08888p (similar to wi|NCU03693.1 Neurospora crassa NCU03693. 1 hypothetical protein (AL451014) probable NADPH- dependent beta-ketoacyl reductase (rhlG)), with product MVEYNVNGKVAVITGGTRGLGLYCAEALVANGAKTVIITSRKQKACDESKKHLDDIAKRTNKSCKIIAIPADISDEKQCKEFFEKVSNQVNQVDILMANAGATWGEPLESHPVSAVKKVLDLNIVAVFHTIQLFAPLMAKSGTKEDPSRILIMSSVVSLVAYEPMGTYGYLASKAGVSHLGKNLALQLASSNITVNMLAPGFFPTKMSNGMLEASNGIIEDMNPMGRLGAREDIQNATLFLCAKQSNYINGIVLPIDGGAHLVGMPAKF from the coding sequence ATGGTTGAATATAATGTTAATGGAAAAGTAGCAGTGATCACTGGAGGTACTAGAGGGTTAGGACTTTACTGTGCGGAAGCATTAGTAGCTAATGGAGCTAAGACAGTTATCATTACATCACGGAAACAAAAGGCCTGTGACGAGTCCAAGAAACACCTAGATGATATTGCAAAAAGAACTAACAAATCATGTAAGATAATTGCCATTCCTGCCGACATCAGTGATGAAAAACAATGCAaggaattttttgaaaaggtGTCAAATCAAGTGAATCAAGTGGATATTTTAATGGCCAATGCAGGAGCTACATGGGGGGAACCATTAGAATCTCATCCGGTATCTGCTGTCAAGAAGGTGTTGGATTTGAATATCGTGGCTGTTTTCCACACcattcaattatttgctCCATTAATGGCCAAGTCTGGTACCAAGGAAGATCCATCGAGAATCTTGATTATGTCGTCCGTCGTTTCGCTTGTTGCTTACGAGCCCATGGGCACCTACGGTTACTTAGCTTCGAAAGCTGGTGTTTCCCACTTGGGTAAGAACTTGGCCTTGCAATTGGCTTCTCTGAACATCACAGTTAACATGTTGGCCCCAGGATTTTTCCCAACAAAAATGTCCAATGGAATGTTGGAAGCTTCCAACGGTATTATTGAAGACATGAACCCAATGGGAAGATTAGGGGCTAGAGaagatattcaaaatgCTACATTATTCTTGTGTGCTAAACAATCCAACTATATTAACGGAATAGTATTACCAATCGATGGTGGTGCCCATTTAGTCGGAATGCCCGCCAAGTTTTAA